Proteins co-encoded in one Aquincola tertiaricarbonis genomic window:
- a CDS encoding YhdP family protein gives MPPSLVAPADAALMPPRWRWARNLLRLLAAVVVAGWSLLLIAWLTLYWGILPHVDEWRGQIETRASRALGVPVKIGAIRVESRGWVPSLELSDVVLHDAQQREALRLPRVAAAVSARSLLALRLRFEQLLIEAPALDVRRDRQGRLFVAGIEVPRSQGSGDNPAADWLFEQHELAIRHGALRWTDELRNVPTLALSDVDLVIRNGLHRHGLRLDATPPAGWGERFSLRGQFSRRLLSRPGDWRQWTGNAFAELPRTDVSQLRRYVDLPFELDQGDGALRLWAEVAGGEVRGATLDLALQEVALRLAPEVQPLALQQVQGRLQGQRDARGWRLAGQQIGFTTADGLQWPQGNFTLVLRDGGPAQPNAPQGGELSADRLDLALLTRIGEAVPMAEDLRQALAQAAPEGRVENLAARWEGPWQDPQRYNLKARLAGVSVAAAPAPKVDEPGRPGLRQAQVDLEATERGGKARLRLDGGALELPGVFEQPLVPFDRFQAQVDWRIEPARTAGAPPALSVKVSDLQFSNADATAELSATWRTGPGEGHGAGRRFPGVLDMSGKLQQGRAAAVARYLPLVLPEDTRRYVADAVQAGEIPQASFRVRGDLWQFPYSDPRQGEFRIAGKVAGVTLAYVPARLMASPADARQPAWPPFENVAGELVFERSSMAIRQASGRVFGATLNRINGGIADLDKAVLRIDGQVRGPGNELLQYVRRSPVDGWTGRTFATSTITGPADLRLALDIPLDDTDRSTVKGSVTLAGNDVRLRPDVPLLANARGRVDFTETSVKLVGTRASALGGELVFDGGTQSDGSLRFNGQGTATADGLRRATELGGLARLAQALNGQLPYRLSLGFIGEQTEVTLTSPLTGLAIDLPAPLRKTAEVAMPLRVEVRPLPGQAPRDQLRLDLGGVVQAQYLRDLSTPQPRVLSGGIGVRVPAPVPASGVQAQVQLASLDVDEWEKAVERLAAVPATPPTAASAPAPASASADEGYLPRSVALQVQQLAASGRRLDRVVAGASEGEDGQWRASVDAEQLGGYIEWRPARPGAAAGRLYARLARLSLPPSEAQSVETYLAQSPSSVPALDIVVDDFELSGKRLGRVEIEAVNRGGAGSRDWRLNKLEVAVPEARLSGSGHWSGGGRGPSRMVMDFRLDLADSGAFAERLGMGRVLRGGKGRMQGQIAWDGSPLAPHVPSLDGQISLALDAGQFLKVAPGMGRLLGVLSLQALPRRLTLDFRDLFGEGFAFDNVNGDVTLRDGEARTNNLRMRGVQAAVLMEGQADIEDETQDLRVIVVPELNAGTASLAYAVINPAVGLGSFVAQMFLRKPLMAASTREFHISGTFTDPKVEKVARALDAPLPEIEPPTPAASAPPRVAN, from the coding sequence ATGCCTCCGTCCCTTGTGGCTCCCGCCGATGCCGCCCTGATGCCGCCGCGTTGGCGCTGGGCCCGAAACCTGTTGCGCCTGCTGGCCGCCGTTGTCGTCGCGGGGTGGAGCTTATTGCTCATCGCTTGGCTGACTCTGTACTGGGGAATTCTGCCGCACGTCGATGAGTGGCGCGGCCAGATAGAAACCCGCGCCAGCCGGGCGCTGGGCGTGCCGGTGAAGATCGGCGCCATCCGGGTCGAGTCGCGCGGCTGGGTGCCTTCGCTGGAGCTGTCCGACGTGGTGCTGCACGATGCCCAGCAGCGCGAAGCCCTGCGCCTGCCGCGGGTGGCGGCGGCGGTGTCGGCCCGTTCGCTGCTGGCGCTGCGCCTGCGTTTCGAGCAGCTGCTGATCGAGGCCCCGGCACTGGACGTGCGCCGCGACCGCCAGGGCCGCCTGTTCGTGGCCGGCATCGAGGTGCCGCGCAGCCAGGGCAGCGGCGACAACCCGGCCGCAGACTGGTTGTTTGAACAGCATGAGCTGGCCATCCGACACGGCGCGCTGCGCTGGACCGACGAGCTGCGCAACGTGCCCACGCTGGCCTTGAGCGATGTCGACCTGGTCATCCGCAACGGGCTGCACCGCCATGGGCTGCGGCTGGACGCCACGCCGCCCGCCGGCTGGGGCGAGCGTTTTTCGCTGCGCGGCCAGTTCAGCCGCCGGCTGCTGAGCCGCCCCGGCGACTGGCGGCAATGGACCGGCAACGCCTTCGCCGAGCTGCCGCGCACCGATGTGTCGCAGCTGCGCCGCTATGTGGACCTGCCCTTCGAGCTGGACCAGGGTGACGGCGCGCTGCGCCTGTGGGCCGAGGTGGCCGGCGGCGAGGTGCGCGGCGCCACGCTGGACCTGGCGCTGCAAGAGGTGGCCCTGCGGCTGGCGCCCGAGGTGCAGCCGCTGGCCCTGCAGCAGGTGCAGGGGCGGCTGCAGGGCCAGCGCGATGCGCGCGGCTGGCGGCTGGCGGGCCAGCAGATCGGCTTCACCACCGCCGACGGCCTGCAGTGGCCGCAAGGCAATTTCACGCTGGTGCTGCGCGATGGCGGCCCGGCCCAGCCGAATGCGCCGCAGGGCGGCGAACTGAGCGCCGACCGGCTGGACCTGGCGCTATTGACGCGCATCGGCGAGGCGGTGCCGATGGCCGAAGACCTGCGCCAGGCGCTGGCCCAGGCTGCGCCCGAAGGCCGGGTGGAGAACCTCGCCGCCCGCTGGGAAGGCCCCTGGCAGGACCCACAGCGCTACAACCTCAAGGCCCGGCTGGCCGGCGTCTCGGTGGCGGCGGCGCCCGCGCCCAAGGTCGACGAGCCCGGCCGACCCGGCTTGCGCCAAGCCCAGGTGGACCTGGAAGCGACCGAGCGCGGCGGCAAGGCCCGCCTGCGGCTGGACGGCGGCGCGCTGGAGCTGCCCGGCGTCTTCGAGCAGCCGCTGGTGCCCTTCGATCGCTTCCAGGCGCAAGTGGACTGGCGCATCGAGCCCGCGCGCACCGCTGGCGCGCCGCCGGCCCTCAGCGTCAAGGTCAGCGACCTGCAGTTCAGCAATGCCGACGCCACCGCCGAGCTGTCGGCCACCTGGCGCACCGGCCCCGGCGAGGGCCATGGCGCTGGCCGTCGCTTTCCGGGCGTGCTGGACATGAGCGGCAAGCTGCAACAAGGCCGGGCCGCCGCGGTGGCCCGCTACCTGCCGCTGGTGCTGCCCGAGGACACCCGCCGTTACGTGGCCGATGCGGTGCAGGCGGGCGAGATTCCGCAGGCCAGCTTCCGGGTGCGCGGCGACTTGTGGCAGTTTCCGTACAGCGACCCCCGGCAAGGCGAGTTCCGCATCGCCGGCAAGGTGGCCGGCGTGACGCTGGCCTACGTGCCCGCCCGGCTGATGGCCAGCCCTGCCGATGCACGGCAGCCCGCCTGGCCGCCGTTCGAGAACGTGGCCGGCGAACTGGTGTTCGAACGCAGCAGCATGGCCATCCGCCAGGCCAGCGGCCGTGTGTTCGGCGCCACGCTCAACCGCATCAACGGCGGCATCGCCGACCTGGACAAGGCGGTGCTGCGCATCGACGGCCAGGTGCGCGGGCCGGGCAACGAGCTGCTGCAGTACGTGCGCCGCTCGCCAGTGGACGGGTGGACCGGCCGCACTTTTGCCACCAGCACCATCACCGGCCCTGCCGACCTGAGGCTGGCGCTGGACATTCCGCTGGACGACACCGACCGCAGCACCGTCAAGGGCAGTGTCACGCTGGCCGGCAACGACGTGCGCCTGCGGCCCGACGTGCCGCTGCTGGCCAATGCCCGTGGCCGGGTGGACTTCACCGAGACCAGCGTCAAGCTGGTGGGCACCAGGGCCAGCGCGCTGGGCGGTGAGTTGGTGTTCGACGGCGGCACGCAGTCCGACGGCAGCCTGCGCTTCAACGGCCAGGGCACCGCCACCGCCGATGGTCTGCGCCGCGCCACCGAGCTGGGCGGCCTGGCCCGGCTGGCCCAGGCTTTGAACGGGCAGCTGCCGTACCGGCTGTCGTTGGGCTTCATCGGCGAGCAGACCGAGGTCACCCTCACCAGCCCGCTCACCGGCCTGGCCATCGACCTGCCGGCCCCGCTGCGCAAGACGGCCGAGGTGGCGATGCCGCTGCGGGTGGAAGTCAGGCCGCTGCCGGGCCAGGCGCCGCGCGACCAGTTGCGGCTGGACCTGGGCGGCGTGGTGCAGGCGCAGTACCTGCGCGACCTGTCGACGCCGCAGCCCCGGGTGCTGAGCGGCGGCATCGGCGTGCGCGTGCCCGCGCCGGTGCCGGCCAGCGGCGTGCAGGCCCAGGTGCAGCTGGCCAGCCTGGATGTGGACGAATGGGAAAAGGCGGTCGAGCGGCTGGCCGCCGTGCCGGCCACCCCGCCCACCGCGGCGTCGGCCCCGGCCCCGGCGTCGGCGTCGGCCGACGAGGGCTACCTGCCACGCAGCGTGGCCTTGCAGGTGCAACAGCTGGCCGCCAGCGGCCGCCGCCTCGACCGGGTGGTGGCCGGCGCCAGCGAGGGCGAAGACGGCCAGTGGCGCGCCTCGGTCGATGCCGAGCAGCTGGGCGGCTACATCGAGTGGCGGCCCGCACGGCCGGGTGCGGCGGCCGGCCGGCTGTATGCGCGGCTGGCCCGGCTGTCGCTGCCACCCAGCGAGGCGCAGTCGGTCGAGACCTACCTGGCCCAGTCGCCCAGCAGCGTCCCGGCCCTGGACATCGTGGTGGACGACTTCGAGCTGTCGGGCAAGCGGCTGGGCCGGGTGGAGATCGAGGCGGTCAACCGCGGCGGCGCCGGCAGCCGCGACTGGCGGCTCAACAAGCTGGAAGTGGCGGTGCCCGAGGCGCGCCTGTCGGGCAGCGGCCACTGGTCGGGCGGCGGCCGCGGCCCCAGCCGCATGGTGATGGACTTCCGGCTCGACCTGGCCGACAGCGGCGCCTTCGCCGAGCGCCTGGGCATGGGCCGGGTGTTGCGCGGCGGCAAGGGCCGCATGCAGGGCCAGATCGCCTGGGACGGCTCGCCGCTGGCACCGCACGTGCCTTCGCTGGACGGGCAGATCAGCCTGGCGCTGGACGCCGGCCAGTTCCTGAAGGTGGCACCGGGCATGGGCCGCCTGCTGGGGGTGCTCAGCCTGCAGGCCTTGCCGCGCCGGCTGACGCTGGACTTTCGCGACCTGTTCGGCGAGGGCTTCGCCTTCGACAACGTCAACGGCGACGTGACGCTGCGCGACGGCGAGGCCCGCACCAACAACCTGCGCATGCGCGGCGTGCAGGCCGCGGTGCTGATGGAAGGCCAGGCCGACATCGAGGACGAGACCCAGGACCTGCGCGTGATCGTGGTGCCCGAACTGAATGCCGGCACCGCCTCGCTGGCCTACGCGGTGATCAATCCCGCGGTGGGCCTGGGCAGCTTCGTCGCGCAGATGTTCCTGCGCAAGCCGCTGATGGCCGCCAGCACCCGCGAATTCCACATCTCCGGCACCTTCACCGACCCCAAGGTGGAGAAGGTGGCCCGCGCGCTGGATGCGCCGCTGCCCGAGATCGAGCCGCCCACGCCAGCGGCCTCCGCGCCGCCGCGGGTGGCCAACTGA
- a CDS encoding carbon-nitrogen hydrolase family protein, translating to MKIAALQMVSTPDVDRNLATAERLIAQAADAGAALVALPEYFCLMGRRDTDKLALAEAPGEGPIQQFLQHAARAHGVVVIGGTLPMKTPDPARVRNTCCVYGSDGTLLARYDKLHLFRYDNGRERYDEGAVLEAGDAPVAATLPLPGGPALRTGLSVCYDLRFPELYRAMSFTPGAGPCDLLSVPAAFTYPTGQAHWELLLRARAVENQCYVIAPAQGGTHENGRRTWGHSMVVDPWGEVLAVQPEGEGVVMAELDLARLAAVRQQLPALSHRRL from the coding sequence ATGAAGATCGCCGCCCTGCAGATGGTGTCCACGCCCGACGTGGACCGCAACCTGGCCACCGCCGAGCGGCTGATCGCCCAGGCCGCCGATGCCGGTGCCGCGCTGGTGGCGCTGCCCGAGTACTTCTGCCTGATGGGCCGGCGCGACACCGACAAGCTGGCGCTGGCCGAGGCGCCGGGTGAAGGCCCGATCCAGCAGTTCCTGCAGCATGCGGCGCGCGCGCATGGCGTGGTGGTCATCGGCGGCACGCTGCCAATGAAGACGCCCGACCCGGCCCGCGTGCGCAACACCTGCTGCGTGTACGGCAGCGACGGCACGCTGCTGGCGCGCTACGACAAGCTGCACCTCTTCCGCTACGACAACGGCCGCGAGCGCTACGACGAAGGCGCGGTGCTGGAGGCGGGCGACGCCCCGGTGGCGGCCACGCTGCCGCTGCCCGGCGGCCCGGCGCTGCGCACCGGCCTGTCGGTCTGCTACGACCTGCGTTTTCCGGAGCTGTACCGCGCGATGAGCTTCACGCCCGGTGCCGGCCCCTGCGACCTGCTCAGCGTGCCGGCCGCCTTCACCTACCCCACCGGCCAGGCCCACTGGGAGCTGCTGCTGCGCGCCCGCGCGGTGGAAAACCAGTGCTACGTGATCGCGCCCGCGCAGGGCGGCACCCACGAAAACGGCCGCCGCACCTGGGGCCACAGCATGGTGGTCGACCCCTGGGGCGAGGTGCTGGCAGTGCAGCCCGAAGGCGAAGGCGTGGTGATGGCCGAGCTGGATCTCGCCCGCCTGGCCGCGGTGCGCCAGCAACTGCCCGCACTCAGCCACCGCCGCCTGTGA